One segment of Streptomyces sp. YIM 121038 DNA contains the following:
- the pyrH gene encoding UMP kinase: MTKADTKTDDGKVAGRFLLKLSGEAFAGGGGLGVDPDVVHNIAREIAAVVRDGAQIAIVIGGGNFFRGAELQQRGMDRARSDYMGMLGTVMNCLALQDFLEKEGIDCRVQTAITMGQVAEPYIPLRAVRHLEKGRVVIFGAGMGMPYFSTDTTAAQRALEIDAEALLMGKNGVDGVYDSDPKKNPDAVKFDSLGYGEVITRDLKVADATAITLCRDNKLPILVFELLTEGNIARAVKGEKIGTLVGDQDSRA, encoded by the coding sequence ATGACCAAGGCCGACACCAAGACTGACGACGGCAAAGTGGCCGGGCGCTTCCTGCTGAAGCTCTCCGGTGAGGCGTTCGCCGGGGGCGGCGGCCTCGGCGTCGACCCCGACGTGGTGCACAACATCGCCCGCGAGATCGCGGCCGTCGTGCGGGACGGCGCGCAGATCGCCATCGTCATCGGCGGTGGCAACTTCTTCCGCGGCGCCGAGCTCCAGCAGCGCGGCATGGACCGGGCCCGCTCCGACTACATGGGCATGCTCGGCACGGTCATGAACTGCCTGGCCCTCCAGGACTTCCTGGAGAAGGAGGGCATCGACTGCCGCGTGCAGACCGCCATCACCATGGGCCAGGTCGCGGAGCCGTACATCCCGCTGCGCGCCGTGCGCCACCTGGAGAAGGGCCGCGTCGTGATCTTCGGCGCCGGCATGGGCATGCCGTACTTCTCCACCGACACCACCGCCGCCCAGCGCGCTCTGGAGATCGACGCCGAGGCCCTGCTCATGGGCAAGAACGGCGTCGACGGGGTCTACGACTCCGACCCCAAGAAGAACCCGGACGCGGTGAAGTTCGACTCCCTCGGCTACGGCGAGGTCATCACCCGCGACCTGAAGGTCGCCGATGCCACCGCCATCACGCTGTGCCGGGACAACAAGCTGCCCATCCTGGTCTTCGAGCTGCTCACCGAGGGCAATATCGCGCGAGCGGTCAAGGGTGAGAAGATCGGCACGCTCGTCGGCGACCAGGACTCCCGGGCCTGA
- the frr gene encoding ribosome recycling factor: MIEETLLEAEEKMEKAVVVAKEDFAAIRTGRAHPAMFNKIVADYYGALTPINQLASFSVPEPRMAVVTPFDKTALRNIEQAIRDSDLGVNPSNDGNIIRVTFPELTQDRRKEYIKVAKTKAEDSKISIRSIRRKAKEAFDKAIKDGDIGEDEGRRAEKELDDLTAKYVAQVDELLKHKESELLEV; this comes from the coding sequence GTGATCGAAGAGACCCTCCTCGAGGCCGAGGAGAAGATGGAGAAGGCCGTCGTGGTCGCCAAGGAGGACTTCGCCGCGATCCGCACGGGCCGTGCGCACCCGGCGATGTTCAACAAGATCGTGGCCGACTACTACGGCGCGCTGACGCCGATCAACCAGCTCGCCTCGTTCTCGGTGCCCGAGCCGCGCATGGCGGTCGTGACGCCGTTCGACAAGACCGCGCTGCGCAACATCGAGCAGGCGATCCGCGACTCCGACCTCGGCGTCAACCCGAGCAACGACGGCAACATCATCCGGGTGACGTTCCCCGAGCTCACCCAGGACCGCCGCAAGGAGTACATCAAGGTCGCCAAGACCAAGGCCGAGGACTCCAAGATCTCGATCCGTTCGATCCGTCGCAAGGCCAAGGAGGCCTTCGACAAGGCGATCAAGGACGGCGACATCGGCGAGGACGAGGGCCGTCGTGCCGAGAAGGAACTCGACGACCTCACCGCCAAGTACGTCGCCCAGGTCGACGAGCTGCTCAAGCACAAGGAATCCGAGCTGCTCGAGGTCTGA
- a CDS encoding phosphatidate cytidylyltransferase — protein MNDTSWGAPSRAGYWGAPDQGPVQGAAPVGPAHDAHALNPSETQPMPIVPDVAASGGHQDDDRGAAQSSGPLFRDETAHAAHAAHSSNPAQKPQEPMTGAPQPAPAPQKKSAGRDLGAAIGVGVGLGAVILASLFFKKAVFVGVIAVAVVVGLWELTSRLQERKAIKAPLVPLAVGGAAMVVAGYVRGAEGAWVAMALTALAVLVWRMTEPPEGYLKDVTAGVFAAFYVPFLATFVALMLTADDGPQRVLTFLILTVVSDTGAYAVGWRFGKHKLAPRISPGKTREGLLGAVAFAMAAGALCMHFMIDDGTWWQGLLIGLAVAASATLGDLGESMIKRDLGIKDMGTLLPGHGGIMDRLDSLLPTAPVVWLLLVVFVGSG, from the coding sequence GTGAACGACACTTCCTGGGGGGCGCCGTCCAGAGCCGGGTACTGGGGGGCGCCCGACCAGGGGCCGGTCCAGGGTGCTGCCCCGGTGGGTCCCGCACACGATGCGCACGCGCTGAATCCGTCAGAGACTCAGCCCATGCCCATCGTTCCCGACGTAGCCGCGAGCGGCGGACACCAGGACGACGACCGGGGGGCTGCTCAGTCGAGCGGCCCCCTGTTCCGTGACGAGACCGCGCACGCCGCGCACGCGGCGCACTCTTCGAACCCCGCGCAGAAGCCGCAGGAGCCCATGACCGGCGCACCACAGCCCGCCCCAGCACCGCAGAAGAAGAGCGCGGGGCGCGACCTCGGGGCGGCCATAGGGGTCGGGGTGGGCCTCGGTGCCGTCATCCTCGCGTCGCTGTTCTTCAAGAAGGCCGTCTTCGTCGGCGTCATAGCGGTCGCCGTCGTCGTCGGCCTGTGGGAGCTCACCTCCCGTCTGCAGGAGCGCAAGGCCATCAAGGCGCCGCTGGTGCCGCTCGCGGTGGGCGGCGCGGCGATGGTCGTCGCCGGGTACGTGCGCGGCGCCGAGGGTGCCTGGGTGGCGATGGCACTCACCGCGCTCGCGGTACTCGTCTGGCGTATGACGGAGCCGCCCGAGGGCTATCTCAAGGACGTCACCGCCGGCGTCTTCGCGGCCTTCTACGTGCCGTTCCTCGCCACCTTCGTGGCGCTGATGCTCACCGCGGACGACGGCCCGCAGCGGGTGCTCACCTTCCTGATCCTGACCGTGGTCAGCGACACCGGGGCGTACGCGGTCGGCTGGCGCTTCGGCAAGCACAAGCTGGCGCCGCGCATCAGCCCCGGAAAGACCCGGGAGGGCCTGCTCGGCGCGGTGGCCTTCGCCATGGCGGCGGGCGCGCTGTGCATGCACTTCATGATCGACGACGGCACGTGGTGGCAGGGCCTCCTGATCGGCCTCGCGGTGGCCGCGAGCGCGACGCTCGGCGACCTCGGCGAGTCCATGATCAAGCGGGACCTCGGCATCAAGGACATGGGCACGCTGCTGCCGGGCCACGGCGGCATCATGGACCGGCTCGACTCCCTGCTGCCGACGGCGCCGGTGGTGTGGCTGCTCTTGGTGGTGTTCGTCGGGTCGGGGTGA
- the rlmN gene encoding 23S rRNA (adenine(2503)-C(2))-methyltransferase RlmN, producing the protein MPKPGELTFVAPRGAKKPPRHLADLTPAERKEAVAAIGEKPFRAKQLSQHYFARYAHDPEQWTDIPAGARGKLQEALLPELMSVVRHISCDDDTTRKTLWRLFDGTLVESVLMRYPDRVTMCISSQAGCGMNCPFCATGQAGLDRNLSTAEIVHQIVDGMRALRDGEIPGGPARLSNIVFMGMGEPLANYNRVVGAIRRLTDPEPDGVGLSQRGITVSTVGLVPAIHRFADEGFKCRLAISLHAPDDELRDTLVPVNTRWKVREVLDAGWEYAAKSGRRLSIEYALIRDINDHAWRGDRLGRLLKGKPVHVNLIPLNPTPGSKWTASRPEDEKAFVEAIAAHGVPVTVRDTRGQEIDGACGQLAAAER; encoded by the coding sequence ATGCCCAAGCCCGGAGAACTCACGTTTGTCGCGCCGCGCGGAGCCAAGAAGCCGCCGCGGCATCTCGCCGACCTCACGCCCGCCGAGCGCAAGGAGGCCGTCGCCGCCATCGGCGAGAAGCCGTTCCGCGCCAAGCAGCTCTCGCAGCACTACTTCGCGCGGTACGCGCACGACCCCGAGCAGTGGACGGACATCCCGGCCGGGGCCCGCGGCAAGCTCCAGGAGGCGCTGCTTCCCGAGCTGATGAGCGTCGTGCGGCACATCAGCTGCGACGACGACACCACGCGCAAGACGCTGTGGCGCCTCTTCGACGGCACGCTCGTCGAGTCCGTCCTCATGCGGTACCCCGACCGGGTGACGATGTGCATCAGCTCCCAGGCGGGCTGCGGCATGAACTGCCCGTTCTGTGCCACGGGCCAGGCCGGCCTCGACCGGAACCTGTCCACGGCCGAGATCGTGCACCAGATCGTGGACGGCATGCGGGCCCTGCGCGACGGCGAGATCCCGGGCGGCCCCGCGCGGCTGAGCAACATCGTCTTCATGGGCATGGGCGAGCCGCTGGCCAACTACAACCGGGTGGTCGGCGCGATCCGCCGCCTCACCGACCCCGAGCCCGACGGCGTGGGCCTGTCCCAGCGCGGCATCACCGTCTCGACGGTCGGCCTGGTGCCGGCCATCCACCGGTTCGCCGACGAGGGCTTCAAGTGCCGCCTGGCGATCTCCCTGCACGCGCCCGACGACGAGCTGCGCGACACCCTCGTCCCGGTGAACACCCGGTGGAAGGTCCGCGAGGTCCTGGACGCCGGCTGGGAGTACGCGGCGAAGTCCGGGCGGCGGCTCTCCATCGAGTACGCACTGATCCGCGACATCAACGACCACGCCTGGCGCGGTGACCGCCTCGGCCGCCTCCTCAAGGGCAAGCCGGTGCACGTCAACCTGATCCCGCTGAACCCCACGCCGGGATCGAAGTGGACGGCCTCGCGCCCCGAGGACGAGAAGGCCTTCGTCGAGGCCATCGCCGCCCACGGCGTGCCGGTGACCGTCCGCGACACCCGAGGTCAGGAGATCGACGGCGCCTGTGGACAGCTCGCGGCAGCCGAACGCTAG
- a CDS encoding thiamine ABC transporter substrate-binding protein, whose product MSTTKKATLTAVAVGLGLVAVSACGSGGDSGGSSQGSKDVTLVSHGSFNVSKDVLKDFEKRSGYKVRVLKDGDAGQAVNKAILTKGNPQGDVFFGVDNTLLSRALDNGLFQPYEAKDAGLVKPEYRLAKGERRVTPVDSGDICVNYDKKYFADKKLAPPKTFADLVKPAYKNLLVTENASTSSPGLGFLLGTAAAYGDDGWQGYWKKLKDNGVKVVDGWDQAYNQEFSGSAGGRKAKGDRPLVVSYASSPPVEVLYAKPQPKQAPTGVATGTCFRQIEYAGLLSNAKNAKGGKALLDFLSGKEFQDDMPLQMFVNPVREGARVPKLFQEFGVEVAEPGTMAPKKIADNREPWVKSWTSLVLK is encoded by the coding sequence GTGAGCACCACCAAGAAGGCCACGCTCACCGCGGTCGCGGTGGGCCTCGGGCTCGTCGCCGTCTCCGCGTGCGGCTCGGGCGGCGACTCCGGCGGCTCCTCGCAGGGGTCCAAGGACGTCACCCTGGTCAGCCACGGCTCCTTCAACGTCTCCAAGGACGTCCTGAAGGACTTCGAGAAGCGTTCCGGGTACAAGGTCCGCGTCCTCAAGGACGGCGACGCGGGCCAGGCCGTCAACAAGGCGATCCTCACCAAGGGCAACCCCCAGGGTGACGTCTTCTTCGGCGTCGACAACACCCTGCTCTCGCGCGCCCTCGACAACGGTCTCTTCCAGCCGTACGAGGCCAAGGACGCGGGCCTGGTGAAGCCGGAGTACCGGCTCGCGAAGGGCGAGCGCCGCGTGACGCCCGTCGACAGCGGCGACATCTGTGTGAACTACGACAAGAAGTACTTCGCCGACAAGAAGCTCGCGCCGCCGAAGACCTTCGCCGACCTGGTGAAGCCCGCGTACAAGAACCTCCTGGTCACCGAGAACGCCTCCACGTCCTCGCCCGGCCTCGGCTTCCTGCTCGGCACCGCGGCCGCGTACGGCGACGACGGCTGGCAGGGCTACTGGAAGAAGCTCAAGGACAACGGCGTCAAGGTCGTCGACGGCTGGGACCAGGCCTACAACCAGGAGTTCTCCGGCTCGGCGGGCGGCCGCAAGGCCAAGGGCGACCGGCCGCTCGTCGTGTCGTACGCCTCCTCGCCGCCCGTCGAGGTCCTGTACGCCAAGCCGCAGCCGAAGCAGGCCCCGACCGGCGTCGCGACCGGCACCTGCTTCCGGCAGATCGAGTACGCGGGCCTGCTCAGCAACGCCAAGAACGCCAAGGGCGGCAAGGCCCTGCTCGACTTCCTGTCCGGCAAGGAGTTCCAGGACGACATGCCGCTGCAGATGTTCGTGAACCCCGTGCGGGAGGGCGCGCGGGTGCCGAAGCTGTTCCAGGAGTTCGGCGTCGAGGTCGCCGAGCCCGGGACCATGGCCCCCAAGAAGATCGCCGACAACCGTGAGCCGTGGGTCAAGTCGTGGACCTCGCTCGTACTGAAGTAG